Proteins co-encoded in one Desulforegula conservatrix Mb1Pa genomic window:
- a CDS encoding Lnb N-terminal periplasmic domain-containing protein, which yields MPAFAVEKQNDYTDELVEKALSLNLHEDKYWHILMHYEKGFFGFKSQIDEPSFFFSENGKRDPKAELEASIRAFFSNENIENRPDVCQYIARYDWLLKCLEPDPSKIEILTCDPVDRINPLKAYLVFPTGSINSPASMFGHTFVNVKTTNRNDLLSHAVNYAARTEETNGVAFAFGALMGTYKGDYSVLPYYKKILEYTDMDRRDIWEYELNLDEVELRKMVRHIREMEKVNIDYYFFDDNCAYNILYLLDAARPSLDLVGKSWIFTIPSDTVIDAFDKGVITGKSYRPSKSTKIRQKIKSMDDRMKKAALDIREGIISATEIDTVTKDKNDKIRLLDLSTEMLQYDFLDGKKDKSEYSKRLVEILRERSKLGKAEAGLYDFPLPKSPDTYHRPKRVSLGGGVDSDGNGFYELGLRFAYNDVSDPDYPVESGTQIQFGNTRLRYDIEKDEVGVEQVDIIDLLSLSPRDDFFKPWSWNFRTGFKKELVGNDNEIDGFRRELFWKNTGGIGLSKLLADRMLVYGLAQAEFDTDNALDHGWAAGSGFMTGIIWQVADPYKISVEGTSMWFGLGDTHDSQSIKTTHRLRLSRNVHLGIDAEKIFAFDVDRAEVSAKLDLFF from the coding sequence ATGCCGGCTTTTGCTGTCGAGAAACAAAACGATTACACAGACGAGCTTGTCGAAAAAGCCTTATCGCTTAATCTCCATGAGGATAAATACTGGCATATACTCATGCATTACGAAAAGGGTTTTTTTGGCTTTAAAAGCCAGATAGACGAGCCTTCATTTTTTTTCTCCGAAAATGGCAAGCGCGATCCAAAAGCAGAGCTTGAAGCGAGCATAAGGGCTTTTTTCAGTAATGAAAATATTGAAAACAGGCCGGACGTCTGCCAATATATAGCCAGATACGATTGGCTCCTTAAGTGTCTTGAGCCTGACCCTTCAAAAATTGAAATACTTACCTGTGATCCTGTTGACAGAATAAATCCGTTAAAGGCGTATCTGGTTTTTCCAACCGGAAGTATAAACAGCCCTGCCTCAATGTTCGGGCACACATTCGTCAATGTCAAGACAACCAACAGGAATGATCTTCTGTCCCATGCTGTCAATTATGCGGCTAGAACCGAGGAGACAAACGGAGTCGCCTTTGCCTTCGGTGCTCTGATGGGCACTTACAAAGGTGATTATTCGGTTCTTCCATACTACAAGAAAATACTTGAATACACGGATATGGACAGGAGAGACATCTGGGAATATGAACTGAACCTTGATGAAGTCGAACTTAGAAAGATGGTTCGTCACATAAGGGAGATGGAAAAAGTCAATATTGATTATTATTTTTTTGACGACAACTGCGCATACAATATCCTTTATCTGCTTGATGCGGCCCGACCGTCCCTCGACCTTGTGGGCAAATCGTGGATTTTTACAATACCCTCGGATACGGTTATTGATGCCTTTGATAAAGGAGTTATTACAGGCAAAAGTTACAGGCCTTCCAAATCCACAAAGATTCGCCAGAAGATTAAATCAATGGATGACCGCATGAAAAAGGCTGCACTTGATATCAGGGAAGGAATAATAAGTGCAACTGAAATTGATACTGTAACAAAAGACAAAAATGACAAAATCAGGCTTCTTGACCTGTCTACTGAAATGCTCCAGTATGATTTCCTTGACGGGAAAAAGGATAAGAGCGAATACTCAAAAAGGCTTGTTGAAATACTCAGGGAAAGGAGCAAGCTGGGCAAGGCCGAGGCCGGGCTGTATGATTTTCCGCTCCCAAAATCTCCGGATACATATCACAGACCAAAGCGTGTCAGCCTCGGCGGCGGCGTCGATTCAGACGGCAATGGTTTTTATGAGCTCGGGCTCAGATTTGCCTATAATGACGTGTCAGACCCTGATTATCCTGTTGAGTCAGGAACTCAGATTCAGTTTGGAAACACAAGATTAAGGTATGATATCGAGAAAGATGAAGTTGGGGTTGAGCAGGTTGATATAATTGATCTTCTGTCTTTAAGTCCGAGGGACGATTTTTTCAAACCATGGTCCTGGAATTTCAGAACCGGCTTCAAAAAAGAGCTTGTTGGCAATGACAATGAAATAGATGGCTTCAGGAGAGAACTTTTTTGGAAGAATACCGGAGGGATCGGTCTTTCCAAGCTTTTGGCAGACAGAATGCTTGTTTATGGACTGGCCCAGGCCGAGTTTGATACAGATAATGCCCTTGATCATGGATGGGCAGCAGGTTCAGGTTTCATGACCGGCATTATATGGCAGGTGGCCGATCCCTATAAAATAAGTGTGGAAGGCACTTCCATGTGGTTTGGCCTTGGAGATACCCACGATAGCCAAAGCATAAAAACCACTCACAGACTCAGATTGTCAAGAAATGTTCATCTGGGAATAGATGCTGAAAAGATATTTGCCTTTGATGTCGACAGGGCAGAAGTTTCAGCAAAGCTTGATCTTTTTTTCTGA
- a CDS encoding YgiQ family radical SAM protein: MFLPTTEKELNKLGWKQPDIILVTGDAYIDSPFIGVSIIGRVLEAEGYKVAIISQPDIYCDKDIKALGEPRLFWGITSGSVDSMISNYTASGKKRKSDDFTPGGVNNKRPDRAVIAYSNLIRKYFKNTVPIVIGGIEASLRRISHYDFWSDQIRRSILFDSRADILVYGMGEKSIISIAENLDKGKDWREIKGICYSSNLVPEDYIILPSHADVKTSGKSFTEMFRLLYENADPFTAKGLCQQQDTRYIVQNPPQPTYTTQELDRIHDLHFERDAHPDLKKIGVIKALDTIRFSIPTHRGCYGECNFCSISVHQGRTVTSRSHESIIKEAQEITKIKDFKGTLLDLGGPTANMYGFECSIKTEKGACRNKRCLYPAVCKNMRVNHKPQTELLKKVNSVPGVKNIFVASGIRHDLILADKPNGISYLERILKKHTSGQLKIAPEHVSNRVLDLMGKPDEKGLLEFKKFFDSITDKLKLERFLTYYLMAAHPGCTTGDMTKLREFCLKNLRILPRQIQIFTPSPGTWSSVMYHTEINPFSGEKIFVEKKQAERENQKKKLVPHGTNKK, from the coding sequence ATGTTCTTACCAACAACCGAAAAAGAGCTGAATAAGCTTGGCTGGAAACAGCCTGATATAATTCTTGTGACCGGAGATGCCTATATAGACAGCCCGTTCATAGGCGTCAGTATAATAGGGCGAGTTTTAGAGGCCGAAGGCTACAAGGTTGCAATCATATCCCAGCCGGACATATATTGCGACAAAGACATCAAAGCACTCGGAGAGCCAAGGCTTTTCTGGGGAATAACATCCGGAAGCGTTGATTCCATGATTTCCAATTACACTGCATCCGGGAAAAAGAGAAAATCAGATGATTTTACTCCTGGAGGCGTTAATAACAAGAGACCTGACCGAGCAGTCATTGCTTATTCAAATCTCATAAGAAAATATTTCAAAAACACGGTTCCCATTGTAATTGGAGGAATTGAAGCAAGCCTTAGAAGAATTTCACACTATGATTTCTGGAGCGACCAGATAAGAAGATCCATTCTTTTTGATTCACGGGCAGATATTCTTGTATACGGAATGGGAGAGAAATCCATAATTTCGATTGCGGAGAACCTCGACAAAGGGAAAGACTGGAGAGAAATAAAAGGAATCTGTTATTCTTCAAATCTTGTCCCCGAAGACTACATAATTCTTCCTTCCCATGCAGATGTAAAAACATCAGGGAAATCCTTCACGGAAATGTTCAGACTGCTGTACGAGAACGCAGACCCATTCACTGCGAAGGGATTATGCCAGCAGCAGGACACAAGGTACATAGTCCAGAATCCGCCTCAGCCAACATATACGACCCAAGAACTCGACAGAATTCATGACCTTCATTTTGAAAGGGATGCCCATCCTGATCTGAAAAAAATTGGGGTGATCAAGGCACTTGATACTATCAGATTCAGCATACCTACCCACAGGGGTTGCTATGGAGAATGCAATTTTTGCTCGATCTCTGTGCATCAAGGAAGAACAGTTACTTCCAGAAGCCACGAATCAATCATTAAAGAAGCCCAAGAAATAACAAAAATCAAGGATTTCAAGGGGACTTTACTCGATTTGGGCGGGCCAACTGCAAATATGTATGGCTTCGAATGTTCAATTAAAACAGAAAAAGGCGCATGCAGAAACAAAAGATGCCTGTATCCTGCTGTCTGCAAAAATATGAGGGTAAATCACAAACCCCAGACGGAGTTACTTAAAAAGGTCAACTCGGTGCCAGGCGTAAAAAATATTTTTGTGGCCTCTGGCATCAGGCACGATCTTATCCTGGCAGACAAGCCTAACGGAATCTCCTATCTTGAAAGAATTCTTAAAAAGCACACCTCCGGTCAATTAAAGATAGCTCCTGAACATGTCTCAAACCGAGTTCTTGATCTAATGGGCAAGCCAGATGAAAAAGGACTCCTGGAATTCAAGAAGTTTTTTGATTCAATAACAGACAAACTGAAACTGGAGAGGTTCTTAACATATTATTTAATGGCGGCTCATCCGGGGTGCACTACAGGCGACATGACAAAATTAAGGGAGTTTTGTCTGAAAAATCTTAGAATACTGCCAAGACAGATTCAGATTTTCACTCCGTCCCCTGGAACCTGGTCAAGCGTAATGTATCATACGGAAATCAACCCGTTTTCAGGAGAAAAAATATTTGTTGAAAAAAAGCAGGCAGAACGAGAAAATCAAAAAAAGAAGCTTGTGCCCCATGGCACAAATAAAAAATAA
- a CDS encoding DUF3015 family protein, with protein MKKIAFIMTALLIFASSAYAGSPSNVRSNCGCGLGYILFKDSKNPGILIQIFAATTNGTFGNQTFGISSGTLGCGQPSSFAKVDKMNKFVAENMDNLAVDIAAGQGETLDALAEIAEVAPAKRPQLYSALQKNFDKIYFQDNVNNQTVVSDVSGIIEKN; from the coding sequence ATGAAAAAAATAGCTTTTATAATGACCGCTCTCTTGATTTTTGCATCTTCAGCTTATGCTGGCAGCCCTAGTAATGTTAGATCAAACTGTGGATGTGGACTTGGTTATATCCTTTTTAAGGACTCCAAAAATCCCGGCATATTGATACAGATTTTTGCGGCAACAACCAATGGAACTTTTGGAAACCAGACTTTCGGTATTTCATCAGGAACCCTTGGATGCGGCCAGCCTTCAAGTTTTGCAAAAGTTGACAAGATGAATAAATTCGTTGCTGAAAACATGGACAACCTTGCTGTTGATATAGCTGCTGGTCAGGGCGAAACATTGGACGCTCTTGCTGAAATAGCCGAAGTTGCTCCTGCAAAACGTCCTCAGCTTTATTCAGCTCTTCAGAAAAATTTTGACAAAATATATTTCCAGGACAATGTTAACAATCAGACCGTTGTTTCAGATGTTAGTGGAATCATAGAAAAAAATTAG